Sequence from the Candidatus Thermoplasmatota archaeon genome:
CAAGTTTGTGGCGAGCGATTAATCTATTCCGGTCAGATTCACTCAGGGCAATCGTTCTGTCTGCAATCTTTATGAGCACGCTTTCGCCAAGGTCGAGAAGATTGGCAATGAGCTTATCTTTCCTTGAACTTCTTTCTCGTCCGCGCGAAAATTCGGATTCGACAACGTGCGCTTCATATATCAAGGGCTTTCCAATGGTGCGGGTCAACAGTCCTAGCAGAGCAAGTTGACTGTTTTCGATTTGGATCAGATCCGGCGCATCATTGCGCTTTAGCGCTACAAGCCGAGCCCATATCAAGAGGTCTCGAAACGGCCAGGGTACGTGGGGCACGTAACGGGTCATGACGCCTGGGGAAAGCGAGGATTCGCCCCCGATTGGGCTTGGAGTCAGTATGGTGACTTTGTGGCCTCTTGCCGCCAACCCGTTCGCGAGGGATACAGTTCGAACTGCGCGGCCATGGTCCGTCGGATAAGGCGGATGTTTTTCGCAAATTGCGATGTGCGCCGAAATCACTCCCTTGTGATGGGTCGATTCATCCGCGGTCGATCAGGTCTTTTCTGCCCCGGTCGCTTCTATTGGCGGGCTCAATATTGTGGCGGGTCGCTGCCAATAATACTTGTGCCAGCTGCATGTAAGAACAATATACCGTGGCAGCGAGGTGTGAATTCGCCCAAGCATCAGACCCACTGCTTTCGCAGCGCTCTCGGCAATGGCCCTCGGAAACCAAATCAAGTTTCGAGTTGCCCACAAATATCGCGCCTTTCGACCTACGTGTCGTAGTCCGCCGGATACTAACTCGGGGAAAATGCCTCGGAGACCTGTGTGGGAAAGGTGCATCTCCCGATAACTCACCCCCGAATCAAAGTACTTCTTGAACGTCTCCCCGAGCGTGTAGTGGTGGGCATGCTCGACGCGGGACTCCGCGACGTAGGCGATGCGTCCCCCGCCCTTGAGCACGCGAACGCTCCAGTCCTGGTCCTCGGCCATGATGATGTCGGGCCGGAAGGGGGTCGCGGCCCAGACGCTGCGCTTCATCGCGCTCGAGGCGTTCGAGAAGCGCACGGTGTCGAGGGTGAGGCCCTGCCCGTTGAGGTACTGGACGCGGCTCGTCGCGGGGTACATCTCGTCGAGGAAGAACGCGTTGATGGGGTCCGTGTCGGCGCGGGGGACCTGGCGCGCGTACGCGCCGACGGCGTCGCCGCGCGCTAGGGGCTCCACGAGGCGTTCGAGCCAGTGCTCGTCCGCGGGGACGGCGTCCTGCGTGAGGAAGACGAGGTACTCGCCGCGCGCGTGCGAGGCGAGGAGGTTGCGCGTGCCGCCGTGGTTGAACTCCGCGGGCGGGACGTGCACGACGGTGATCGGGAACTCGAGGAGGAGCTGGAGCGTCCCGTCGGTGGAGCCCGAGTCGGCGACGATGACCTCGAAGCGGTGGCGCGTCTTCTGCGCGAAGATCTGCGCGAGGACGCGCGCGAGGAGGGGGCCCGCGTTCTTGGTGGGGAGGAGGATGCTGACGGCGGGCGCGCCGTCGACCGGGCGCGTGGATGCCCGGGTGTCTGCCGTTGCGATCGATCTCGGACTCATGGGCCAACCGGTCCGTCGTCGAGGCCGGCACCCCGACGCGGCGCCGCTCGACCTTCCGGGCGCGCAATGCAGGTAGGTCCCCTTTAGCCCTTTGGATTGCGGAAAAGGGGCGTGGCCCGTTGAAGGATCACGGATGCCGGGGCGCGGAT
This genomic interval carries:
- a CDS encoding glycosyltransferase is translated as MSPRSIATADTRASTRPVDGAPAVSILLPTKNAGPLLARVLAQIFAQKTRHRFEVIVADSGSTDGTLQLLLEFPITVVHVPPAEFNHGGTRNLLASHARGEYLVFLTQDAVPADEHWLERLVEPLARGDAVGAYARQVPRADTDPINAFFLDEMYPATSRVQYLNGQGLTLDTVRFSNASSAMKRSVWAATPFRPDIIMAEDQDWSVRVLKGGGRIAYVAESRVEHAHHYTLGETFKKYFDSGVSYREMHLSHTGLRGIFPELVSGGLRHVGRKARYLWATRNLIWFPRAIAESAAKAVGLMLGRIHTSLPRYIVLTCSWHKYYWQRPATILSPPIEATGAEKT